The Coffea arabica cultivar ET-39 chromosome 9e, Coffea Arabica ET-39 HiFi, whole genome shotgun sequence genome has a window encoding:
- the LOC140014848 gene encoding uncharacterized protein isoform X9 → MIDQFINFVIRPPRAQYNPDQYLWEKDFTLAGRKYKRQDLELRNESGHTLQCSHYVPSHFPDGTPLPCVVYCHGNSGCRADANEAAVILLPSNITLFTLDFSGSGLSGGDYVSLGWHEKNDLKVVVSYLRSNPNISRIGLWGRSMGAVTSLLYGAEDPSVAGMVLDSAFSNLFHLMMELVDVYKIRLPKFTVKVALQYMRRVIQKKAKFDIMNLDGVQVAPRTFIPALFGHAKNDKFIQPHHSDLIFGSYAGDKNMIKFDGDHNSSRPQFYYDSVTIFFYNVLHPPQLTPAHTSKKEKYSDLGDLKNLLYEIIAGLQSVGADASSSSSAPPGISTAKSVGELLSEIAPVDSLVIEDNLVNCADSSHAQDKPSGQNEESCSYTSSNRESWGRCSSLGSDDEPCLDCTDDVSDQSFQRTLKVLATPVRSVRQTAIDTTHDEKNKKAVSTTKKKSKRDKFEKLEALSQRLRLCILKRVRHCSS, encoded by the exons CTTAGGAACGAAAGTGGACATACATTACAGTGTAGCCATTATGTTCCTTCGCATTTTCCAGATGGAACTCCTTTACCTTGTGTTGTATACTGCCATGGAAACAG TGGATGTAGGGCAGATGCAAATGAGGCTGCAGTAATTCTTCTTCCCTCAAACATTACTCTGTTCACCCTTGATTTTTCGGGTTCAGGCTTATCTGGTGGTGATTATGTTAGTCTTGGTTGGCATGAG AAAAATGACCTCAAGGTTGTGGTCTCGTATCTGAGAAGCAATCCAAACATTTCACGCATTGGTCTCTGGGGACGGTCAATGGGTGCAGTGACTAG CCTTCTTTATGGAGCAGAAGACCCTTCGGTAGCGGGAATGGTGTTGGACAGTGCATTCTCAAATTTGTTTCACCTAATGATGGAACTTGTGGATGTATACAAAATCCGGCTTCCTAAATTTACT GTTAAGGTGGCTCTTCAATACATGCGGCGAGTGATTCAGAAGAAGGCCAAATTTGATATTATGAACCTCGACGGCGTACAG GTTGCGCCCAGAACATTTATTCCTGCTTTGTTTGGGCATGCTAAAAATGACAAATTTATTCAGCCTCACCACTCAGATCTAATTTTTGGGTCTTATGCG GGTGATAAGAATATGATCAAGTTTGATGGCGACCACAATTCCTCTCGACCTCAGTTTTATTATGACTCAGTAACAATATTCTTCTATAATGTTCTTCACCCTCCTCAACTTACACCTGCCCATACAAGTAAAAAAGAGAAATACTCTGATTTGGGGGACCTCAAG AATCTGTTATATGAGATCATAGCTGGTCTTCAAAGTGTTGGCGCGGATGCTTCTAGTTCATCGTCTGCTCCCCCTGGCATTTCAACAGCAAAGTCAGTGGGCGAACTTCTTTCTGAGATTGCTCCAGTT GATTCACTGGTCATTGAGGACAACCTAGTGAATTGTGCTGATTCATCACATGCACAG GACAAGCCCAGTGGCCAGAATGAGGAGTCTTGCTCATACACCAGTTCAAATAGGGAAAGTTGGGGAAGATGCTCATCTCTTGGCAGTGATGATGAACCTTGCTTGGATTGTACAGATGATGTAAGTGATCAG TCATTTCAGAGGACTCTAAAGGTGCTTGCTACACCTGTTCGAAGCGTCCGACAGACAGCAATAGATACAACACATGATGAAAAGAATAAGAAGGCGGTTTcaacaacaaaaaagaaatcCAAACGTGACAAGTTTGAAAAGCTGGAGGCTCTAAGCCAACGTCTTCGTCTCTGCATTCTGAAGAGAGTTAGACACTGCTCCTCATAA
- the LOC140014848 gene encoding uncharacterized protein isoform X10 has product MIDQFINFVIRPPRAQYNPDQYLWEKDFTLAGRKYKRQDLELRNESGHTLQCSHYVPSHFPDGTPLPCVVYCHGNSGCRADANEAAVILLPSNITLFTLDFSGSGLSGGDYVSLGWHEKNDLKVVVSYLRSNPNISRIGLWGRSMGAVTSLLYGAEDPSVAGMVLDSAFSNLFHLMMELVDVYKIRLPKFTVKVALQYMRRVIQKKAKFDIMNLDGVQGDKNMIKFDGDHNSSRPQFYYDSVTIFFYNVLHPPQLTPAHTSKKEKYSDLGDLKVSDDPDENLLYEIIAGLQSVGADASSSSSAPPGISTAKSVGELLSEIAPVVSVLDSLVIEDNLVNCADSSHAQDKPSGQNEESCSYTSSNRESWGRCSSLGSDDEPCLDCTDDVSDQSFQRTLKVLATPVRSVRQTAIDTTHDEKNKKAVSTTKKKSKRDKFEKLEALSQRLRLCILKRVRHCSS; this is encoded by the exons CTTAGGAACGAAAGTGGACATACATTACAGTGTAGCCATTATGTTCCTTCGCATTTTCCAGATGGAACTCCTTTACCTTGTGTTGTATACTGCCATGGAAACAG TGGATGTAGGGCAGATGCAAATGAGGCTGCAGTAATTCTTCTTCCCTCAAACATTACTCTGTTCACCCTTGATTTTTCGGGTTCAGGCTTATCTGGTGGTGATTATGTTAGTCTTGGTTGGCATGAG AAAAATGACCTCAAGGTTGTGGTCTCGTATCTGAGAAGCAATCCAAACATTTCACGCATTGGTCTCTGGGGACGGTCAATGGGTGCAGTGACTAG CCTTCTTTATGGAGCAGAAGACCCTTCGGTAGCGGGAATGGTGTTGGACAGTGCATTCTCAAATTTGTTTCACCTAATGATGGAACTTGTGGATGTATACAAAATCCGGCTTCCTAAATTTACT GTTAAGGTGGCTCTTCAATACATGCGGCGAGTGATTCAGAAGAAGGCCAAATTTGATATTATGAACCTCGACGGCGTACAG GGTGATAAGAATATGATCAAGTTTGATGGCGACCACAATTCCTCTCGACCTCAGTTTTATTATGACTCAGTAACAATATTCTTCTATAATGTTCTTCACCCTCCTCAACTTACACCTGCCCATACAAGTAAAAAAGAGAAATACTCTGATTTGGGGGACCTCAAGGTCAGTGATGATCCAGATGAG AATCTGTTATATGAGATCATAGCTGGTCTTCAAAGTGTTGGCGCGGATGCTTCTAGTTCATCGTCTGCTCCCCCTGGCATTTCAACAGCAAAGTCAGTGGGCGAACTTCTTTCTGAGATTGCTCCAGTTGTGAGTGTACTT GATTCACTGGTCATTGAGGACAACCTAGTGAATTGTGCTGATTCATCACATGCACAG GACAAGCCCAGTGGCCAGAATGAGGAGTCTTGCTCATACACCAGTTCAAATAGGGAAAGTTGGGGAAGATGCTCATCTCTTGGCAGTGATGATGAACCTTGCTTGGATTGTACAGATGATGTAAGTGATCAG TCATTTCAGAGGACTCTAAAGGTGCTTGCTACACCTGTTCGAAGCGTCCGACAGACAGCAATAGATACAACACATGATGAAAAGAATAAGAAGGCGGTTTcaacaacaaaaaagaaatcCAAACGTGACAAGTTTGAAAAGCTGGAGGCTCTAAGCCAACGTCTTCGTCTCTGCATTCTGAAGAGAGTTAGACACTGCTCCTCATAA
- the LOC140014848 gene encoding uncharacterized protein isoform X7: MIDQFINFVIRPPRAQYNPDQYLWEKDFTLAGRKYKRQDLELRNESGHTLQCSHYVPSHFPDGTPLPCVVYCHGNSGCRADANEAAVILLPSNITLFTLDFSGSGLSGGDYVSLGWHEKNDLKVVVSYLRSNPNISRIGLWGRSMGAVTSLLYGAEDPSVAGMVLDSAFSNLFHLMMELVDVYKIRLPKFTVKVALQYMRRVIQKKAKFDIMNLDGVQVAPRTFIPALFGHAKNDKFIQPHHSDLIFGSYAGDKNMIKFDGDHNSSRPQFYYDSVTIFFYNVLHPPQLTPAHTSKKEKYSDLGDLKNLLYEIIAGLQSVGADASSSSSAPPGISTAKSVGELLSEIAPVVSVLDSLVIEDNLVNCADSSHAQDKPSGQNEESCSYTSSNRESWGRCSSLGSDDEPCLDCTDDVSDQSFQRTLKVLATPVRSVRQTAIDTTHDEKNKKAVSTTKKKSKRDKFEKLEALSQRLRLCILKRVRHCSS; the protein is encoded by the exons CTTAGGAACGAAAGTGGACATACATTACAGTGTAGCCATTATGTTCCTTCGCATTTTCCAGATGGAACTCCTTTACCTTGTGTTGTATACTGCCATGGAAACAG TGGATGTAGGGCAGATGCAAATGAGGCTGCAGTAATTCTTCTTCCCTCAAACATTACTCTGTTCACCCTTGATTTTTCGGGTTCAGGCTTATCTGGTGGTGATTATGTTAGTCTTGGTTGGCATGAG AAAAATGACCTCAAGGTTGTGGTCTCGTATCTGAGAAGCAATCCAAACATTTCACGCATTGGTCTCTGGGGACGGTCAATGGGTGCAGTGACTAG CCTTCTTTATGGAGCAGAAGACCCTTCGGTAGCGGGAATGGTGTTGGACAGTGCATTCTCAAATTTGTTTCACCTAATGATGGAACTTGTGGATGTATACAAAATCCGGCTTCCTAAATTTACT GTTAAGGTGGCTCTTCAATACATGCGGCGAGTGATTCAGAAGAAGGCCAAATTTGATATTATGAACCTCGACGGCGTACAG GTTGCGCCCAGAACATTTATTCCTGCTTTGTTTGGGCATGCTAAAAATGACAAATTTATTCAGCCTCACCACTCAGATCTAATTTTTGGGTCTTATGCG GGTGATAAGAATATGATCAAGTTTGATGGCGACCACAATTCCTCTCGACCTCAGTTTTATTATGACTCAGTAACAATATTCTTCTATAATGTTCTTCACCCTCCTCAACTTACACCTGCCCATACAAGTAAAAAAGAGAAATACTCTGATTTGGGGGACCTCAAG AATCTGTTATATGAGATCATAGCTGGTCTTCAAAGTGTTGGCGCGGATGCTTCTAGTTCATCGTCTGCTCCCCCTGGCATTTCAACAGCAAAGTCAGTGGGCGAACTTCTTTCTGAGATTGCTCCAGTTGTGAGTGTACTT GATTCACTGGTCATTGAGGACAACCTAGTGAATTGTGCTGATTCATCACATGCACAG GACAAGCCCAGTGGCCAGAATGAGGAGTCTTGCTCATACACCAGTTCAAATAGGGAAAGTTGGGGAAGATGCTCATCTCTTGGCAGTGATGATGAACCTTGCTTGGATTGTACAGATGATGTAAGTGATCAG TCATTTCAGAGGACTCTAAAGGTGCTTGCTACACCTGTTCGAAGCGTCCGACAGACAGCAATAGATACAACACATGATGAAAAGAATAAGAAGGCGGTTTcaacaacaaaaaagaaatcCAAACGTGACAAGTTTGAAAAGCTGGAGGCTCTAAGCCAACGTCTTCGTCTCTGCATTCTGAAGAGAGTTAGACACTGCTCCTCATAA
- the LOC140014848 gene encoding uncharacterized protein isoform X3 — MIDQFINFVIRPPRAQYNPDQYLWEKDFTLAGRKYKRQDLELRNESGHTLQCSHYVPSHFPDGTPLPCVVYCHGNSGCRADANEAAVILLPSNITLFTLDFSGSGLSGGDYVSLGWHEKNDLKVVVSYLRSNPNISRIGLWGRSMGAVTSLLYGAEDPSVAGMVLDSAFSNLFHLMMELVDVYKIRLPKFTVKVALQYMRRVIQKKAKFDIMNLDGVQVAPRTFIPALFGHAKNDKFIQPHHSDLIFGSYAGDKNMIKFDGDHNSSRPQFYYDSVTIFFYNVLHPPQLTPAHTSKKEKYSDLGDLKVSDDPDENLLYEIIAGLQSVGADASSSSSAPPGISTAKSVGELLSEIAPVDSLVIEDNLVNCADSSHAQDKPSGQNEESCSYTSSNRESWGRCSSLGSDDEPCLDCTDDVSDQSFQRTLKVLATPVRSVRQTAIDTTHDEKNKKAVSTTKKKSKRDKFEKLEALSQRLRLCILKRVRHCSS, encoded by the exons CTTAGGAACGAAAGTGGACATACATTACAGTGTAGCCATTATGTTCCTTCGCATTTTCCAGATGGAACTCCTTTACCTTGTGTTGTATACTGCCATGGAAACAG TGGATGTAGGGCAGATGCAAATGAGGCTGCAGTAATTCTTCTTCCCTCAAACATTACTCTGTTCACCCTTGATTTTTCGGGTTCAGGCTTATCTGGTGGTGATTATGTTAGTCTTGGTTGGCATGAG AAAAATGACCTCAAGGTTGTGGTCTCGTATCTGAGAAGCAATCCAAACATTTCACGCATTGGTCTCTGGGGACGGTCAATGGGTGCAGTGACTAG CCTTCTTTATGGAGCAGAAGACCCTTCGGTAGCGGGAATGGTGTTGGACAGTGCATTCTCAAATTTGTTTCACCTAATGATGGAACTTGTGGATGTATACAAAATCCGGCTTCCTAAATTTACT GTTAAGGTGGCTCTTCAATACATGCGGCGAGTGATTCAGAAGAAGGCCAAATTTGATATTATGAACCTCGACGGCGTACAG GTTGCGCCCAGAACATTTATTCCTGCTTTGTTTGGGCATGCTAAAAATGACAAATTTATTCAGCCTCACCACTCAGATCTAATTTTTGGGTCTTATGCG GGTGATAAGAATATGATCAAGTTTGATGGCGACCACAATTCCTCTCGACCTCAGTTTTATTATGACTCAGTAACAATATTCTTCTATAATGTTCTTCACCCTCCTCAACTTACACCTGCCCATACAAGTAAAAAAGAGAAATACTCTGATTTGGGGGACCTCAAGGTCAGTGATGATCCAGATGAG AATCTGTTATATGAGATCATAGCTGGTCTTCAAAGTGTTGGCGCGGATGCTTCTAGTTCATCGTCTGCTCCCCCTGGCATTTCAACAGCAAAGTCAGTGGGCGAACTTCTTTCTGAGATTGCTCCAGTT GATTCACTGGTCATTGAGGACAACCTAGTGAATTGTGCTGATTCATCACATGCACAG GACAAGCCCAGTGGCCAGAATGAGGAGTCTTGCTCATACACCAGTTCAAATAGGGAAAGTTGGGGAAGATGCTCATCTCTTGGCAGTGATGATGAACCTTGCTTGGATTGTACAGATGATGTAAGTGATCAG TCATTTCAGAGGACTCTAAAGGTGCTTGCTACACCTGTTCGAAGCGTCCGACAGACAGCAATAGATACAACACATGATGAAAAGAATAAGAAGGCGGTTTcaacaacaaaaaagaaatcCAAACGTGACAAGTTTGAAAAGCTGGAGGCTCTAAGCCAACGTCTTCGTCTCTGCATTCTGAAGAGAGTTAGACACTGCTCCTCATAA
- the LOC140014848 gene encoding uncharacterized protein isoform X8, whose protein sequence is MIDQFINFVIRPPRAQYNPDQYLWEKDFTLAGRKYKRQDLELRNESGHTLQCSHYVPSHFPDGTPLPCVVYCHGNSGCRADANEAAVILLPSNITLFTLDFSGSGLSGGDYVSLGWHEKNDLKVVVSYLRSNPNISRIGLWGRSMGAVTSLLYGAEDPSVAGMVLDSAFSNLFHLMMELVDVYKIRLPKFTVKVALQYMRRVIQKKAKFDIMNLDGVQVAPRTFIPALFGHAKNDKFIQPHHSDLIFGSYAGDKNMIKFDGDHNSSRPQFYYDSVTIFFYNVLHPPQLTPAHTSKKEKYSDLGDLKVSDDPDENLLYEIIAGLQSVGADASSSSSAPPGISTAKSVGELLSEIAPVDSLVIEDNLVNCADSSHAQDKPSGQNEESCSYTSSNRESWGRCSSLGSDDEPCLDCTDDRTLKVLATPVRSVRQTAIDTTHDEKNKKAVSTTKKKSKRDKFEKLEALSQRLRLCILKRVRHCSS, encoded by the exons CTTAGGAACGAAAGTGGACATACATTACAGTGTAGCCATTATGTTCCTTCGCATTTTCCAGATGGAACTCCTTTACCTTGTGTTGTATACTGCCATGGAAACAG TGGATGTAGGGCAGATGCAAATGAGGCTGCAGTAATTCTTCTTCCCTCAAACATTACTCTGTTCACCCTTGATTTTTCGGGTTCAGGCTTATCTGGTGGTGATTATGTTAGTCTTGGTTGGCATGAG AAAAATGACCTCAAGGTTGTGGTCTCGTATCTGAGAAGCAATCCAAACATTTCACGCATTGGTCTCTGGGGACGGTCAATGGGTGCAGTGACTAG CCTTCTTTATGGAGCAGAAGACCCTTCGGTAGCGGGAATGGTGTTGGACAGTGCATTCTCAAATTTGTTTCACCTAATGATGGAACTTGTGGATGTATACAAAATCCGGCTTCCTAAATTTACT GTTAAGGTGGCTCTTCAATACATGCGGCGAGTGATTCAGAAGAAGGCCAAATTTGATATTATGAACCTCGACGGCGTACAG GTTGCGCCCAGAACATTTATTCCTGCTTTGTTTGGGCATGCTAAAAATGACAAATTTATTCAGCCTCACCACTCAGATCTAATTTTTGGGTCTTATGCG GGTGATAAGAATATGATCAAGTTTGATGGCGACCACAATTCCTCTCGACCTCAGTTTTATTATGACTCAGTAACAATATTCTTCTATAATGTTCTTCACCCTCCTCAACTTACACCTGCCCATACAAGTAAAAAAGAGAAATACTCTGATTTGGGGGACCTCAAGGTCAGTGATGATCCAGATGAG AATCTGTTATATGAGATCATAGCTGGTCTTCAAAGTGTTGGCGCGGATGCTTCTAGTTCATCGTCTGCTCCCCCTGGCATTTCAACAGCAAAGTCAGTGGGCGAACTTCTTTCTGAGATTGCTCCAGTT GATTCACTGGTCATTGAGGACAACCTAGTGAATTGTGCTGATTCATCACATGCACAG GACAAGCCCAGTGGCCAGAATGAGGAGTCTTGCTCATACACCAGTTCAAATAGGGAAAGTTGGGGAAGATGCTCATCTCTTGGCAGTGATGATGAACCTTGCTTGGATTGTACAGATGAT AGGACTCTAAAGGTGCTTGCTACACCTGTTCGAAGCGTCCGACAGACAGCAATAGATACAACACATGATGAAAAGAATAAGAAGGCGGTTTcaacaacaaaaaagaaatcCAAACGTGACAAGTTTGAAAAGCTGGAGGCTCTAAGCCAACGTCTTCGTCTCTGCATTCTGAAGAGAGTTAGACACTGCTCCTCATAA
- the LOC140014848 gene encoding uncharacterized protein isoform X4, with protein MIDQFINFVIRPPRAQYNPDQYLWEKDFTLAGRKYKRQDLELRNESGHTLQCSHYVPSHFPDGTPLPCVVYCHGNSGCRADANEAAVILLPSNITLFTLDFSGSGLSGGDYVSLGWHEKNDLKVVVSYLRSNPNISRIGLWGRSMGAVTSLLYGAEDPSVAGMVLDSAFSNLFHLMMELVDVYKIRLPKFTVKVALQYMRRVIQKKAKFDIMNLDGVQVAPRTFIPALFGHAKNDKFIQPHHSDLIFGSYAGDKNMIKFDGDHNSSRPQFYYDSVTIFFYNVLHPPQLTPAHTSKKEKYSDLGDLKVSDDPDENLLYEIIAGLQSVGADASSSSSAPPGISTAKSVGELLSEIAPVVSVLDSLVIEDNLVNCADSSHAQDKPSGQNEESCSYTSSNRESWGRCSSLGSDDEPCLDCTDDSFQRTLKVLATPVRSVRQTAIDTTHDEKNKKAVSTTKKKSKRDKFEKLEALSQRLRLCILKRVRHCSS; from the exons CTTAGGAACGAAAGTGGACATACATTACAGTGTAGCCATTATGTTCCTTCGCATTTTCCAGATGGAACTCCTTTACCTTGTGTTGTATACTGCCATGGAAACAG TGGATGTAGGGCAGATGCAAATGAGGCTGCAGTAATTCTTCTTCCCTCAAACATTACTCTGTTCACCCTTGATTTTTCGGGTTCAGGCTTATCTGGTGGTGATTATGTTAGTCTTGGTTGGCATGAG AAAAATGACCTCAAGGTTGTGGTCTCGTATCTGAGAAGCAATCCAAACATTTCACGCATTGGTCTCTGGGGACGGTCAATGGGTGCAGTGACTAG CCTTCTTTATGGAGCAGAAGACCCTTCGGTAGCGGGAATGGTGTTGGACAGTGCATTCTCAAATTTGTTTCACCTAATGATGGAACTTGTGGATGTATACAAAATCCGGCTTCCTAAATTTACT GTTAAGGTGGCTCTTCAATACATGCGGCGAGTGATTCAGAAGAAGGCCAAATTTGATATTATGAACCTCGACGGCGTACAG GTTGCGCCCAGAACATTTATTCCTGCTTTGTTTGGGCATGCTAAAAATGACAAATTTATTCAGCCTCACCACTCAGATCTAATTTTTGGGTCTTATGCG GGTGATAAGAATATGATCAAGTTTGATGGCGACCACAATTCCTCTCGACCTCAGTTTTATTATGACTCAGTAACAATATTCTTCTATAATGTTCTTCACCCTCCTCAACTTACACCTGCCCATACAAGTAAAAAAGAGAAATACTCTGATTTGGGGGACCTCAAGGTCAGTGATGATCCAGATGAG AATCTGTTATATGAGATCATAGCTGGTCTTCAAAGTGTTGGCGCGGATGCTTCTAGTTCATCGTCTGCTCCCCCTGGCATTTCAACAGCAAAGTCAGTGGGCGAACTTCTTTCTGAGATTGCTCCAGTTGTGAGTGTACTT GATTCACTGGTCATTGAGGACAACCTAGTGAATTGTGCTGATTCATCACATGCACAG GACAAGCCCAGTGGCCAGAATGAGGAGTCTTGCTCATACACCAGTTCAAATAGGGAAAGTTGGGGAAGATGCTCATCTCTTGGCAGTGATGATGAACCTTGCTTGGATTGTACAGATGAT TCATTTCAGAGGACTCTAAAGGTGCTTGCTACACCTGTTCGAAGCGTCCGACAGACAGCAATAGATACAACACATGATGAAAAGAATAAGAAGGCGGTTTcaacaacaaaaaagaaatcCAAACGTGACAAGTTTGAAAAGCTGGAGGCTCTAAGCCAACGTCTTCGTCTCTGCATTCTGAAGAGAGTTAGACACTGCTCCTCATAA
- the LOC140014848 gene encoding uncharacterized protein isoform X5, whose amino-acid sequence MIDQFINFVIRPPRAQYNPDQYLWEKDFTLAGRKYKRQDLELRNESGHTLQCSHYVPSHFPDGTPLPCVVYCHGNSGCRADANEAAVILLPSNITLFTLDFSGSGLSGGDYVSLGWHEKNDLKVVVSYLRSNPNISRIGLWGRSMGAVTSLLYGAEDPSVAGMVLDSAFSNLFHLMMELVDVYKIRLPKFTVKVALQYMRRVIQKKAKFDIMNLDGVQVAPRTFIPALFGHAKNDKFIQPHHSDLIFGSYAGDKNMIKFDGDHNSSRPQFYYDSVTIFFYNVLHPPQLTPAHTSKKEKYSDLGDLKVSDDPDENLLYEIIAGLQSVGADASSSSSAPPGISTAKSVGELLSEIAPVDSLVIEDNLVNCADSSHAQDKPSGQNEESCSYTSSNRESWGRCSSLGSDDEPCLDCTDDVSDQRTLKVLATPVRSVRQTAIDTTHDEKNKKAVSTTKKKSKRDKFEKLEALSQRLRLCILKRVRHCSS is encoded by the exons CTTAGGAACGAAAGTGGACATACATTACAGTGTAGCCATTATGTTCCTTCGCATTTTCCAGATGGAACTCCTTTACCTTGTGTTGTATACTGCCATGGAAACAG TGGATGTAGGGCAGATGCAAATGAGGCTGCAGTAATTCTTCTTCCCTCAAACATTACTCTGTTCACCCTTGATTTTTCGGGTTCAGGCTTATCTGGTGGTGATTATGTTAGTCTTGGTTGGCATGAG AAAAATGACCTCAAGGTTGTGGTCTCGTATCTGAGAAGCAATCCAAACATTTCACGCATTGGTCTCTGGGGACGGTCAATGGGTGCAGTGACTAG CCTTCTTTATGGAGCAGAAGACCCTTCGGTAGCGGGAATGGTGTTGGACAGTGCATTCTCAAATTTGTTTCACCTAATGATGGAACTTGTGGATGTATACAAAATCCGGCTTCCTAAATTTACT GTTAAGGTGGCTCTTCAATACATGCGGCGAGTGATTCAGAAGAAGGCCAAATTTGATATTATGAACCTCGACGGCGTACAG GTTGCGCCCAGAACATTTATTCCTGCTTTGTTTGGGCATGCTAAAAATGACAAATTTATTCAGCCTCACCACTCAGATCTAATTTTTGGGTCTTATGCG GGTGATAAGAATATGATCAAGTTTGATGGCGACCACAATTCCTCTCGACCTCAGTTTTATTATGACTCAGTAACAATATTCTTCTATAATGTTCTTCACCCTCCTCAACTTACACCTGCCCATACAAGTAAAAAAGAGAAATACTCTGATTTGGGGGACCTCAAGGTCAGTGATGATCCAGATGAG AATCTGTTATATGAGATCATAGCTGGTCTTCAAAGTGTTGGCGCGGATGCTTCTAGTTCATCGTCTGCTCCCCCTGGCATTTCAACAGCAAAGTCAGTGGGCGAACTTCTTTCTGAGATTGCTCCAGTT GATTCACTGGTCATTGAGGACAACCTAGTGAATTGTGCTGATTCATCACATGCACAG GACAAGCCCAGTGGCCAGAATGAGGAGTCTTGCTCATACACCAGTTCAAATAGGGAAAGTTGGGGAAGATGCTCATCTCTTGGCAGTGATGATGAACCTTGCTTGGATTGTACAGATGATGTAAGTGATCAG AGGACTCTAAAGGTGCTTGCTACACCTGTTCGAAGCGTCCGACAGACAGCAATAGATACAACACATGATGAAAAGAATAAGAAGGCGGTTTcaacaacaaaaaagaaatcCAAACGTGACAAGTTTGAAAAGCTGGAGGCTCTAAGCCAACGTCTTCGTCTCTGCATTCTGAAGAGAGTTAGACACTGCTCCTCATAA